In Humulus lupulus chromosome 6, drHumLupu1.1, whole genome shotgun sequence, a single genomic region encodes these proteins:
- the LOC133784596 gene encoding receptor-like protein EIX2 yields the protein MGRYHSTEMISFLVLLYLCISNTSGTTFGCIERERQALLHLKHSFQDISHKLSSWEGEDCCQWKGVGCNEGTGHVVKLDLRSSIYYDYFTNYSTSQLPDLQAREVSSCLLELQHLNYLDLSGNNFSSSKIPNFFGSMKNLKYLNLSYANFGGRISLHFGNLTILQVLDLQGLSSVSTHTFQWASNLLSLQYLDMNHVNCRKASDFMQVLTKLPSLSHISLSSCDLDMVKFAYDPINSTFSAQVRYLDLSMNTHQRSILHDLQNMTSLEVLDLSSTFYSSSSKIPSWLGDFKSLVYLNLASNNYDTFEEGGLLYIINNACSLKLLDLSFNSIGHVLEPHPNSTQCVKYNLELLNLSGNQVSGPLPDWLEQLESLKNLDLSGNLFHGPMPSSLVRLSFLEVLDRIVSEDLFANLTRLKKLVINSNNFSCKFNSEWIPPFSLNLIHMGSCKVEGPHEFPQWLQTQREATELNISNANIVDTFPNWHHIMSSLSSLDLSMNKISGHLPMNIDYTMPSLESLNLGNNLINGSIPDSICELESLQNLDLSRNKLSGILPHWRESQEVIVINLSYNNLSGTIPSSIGNLSYLKWLHLNNNNLSGELPLALTNCSDLLLFDVGYERICLVEVSLSTFAMKILDLAGNNLSGKIPRCFGNLSGMTVGEDVIVAYEIEWDTEKVSQVMKGRDLEYTKILLLLDNLDLSSNKLVGVIPEELCMLSALRGLNLSHNHLSGNIPNRIGELKSLESLDLSNNKLFGAIPQSMSNLMSLNKLGLAHNNFSGKIPTGDQLQTMDDPEIYVGNDQLCGLPLPKKCPGDDDRRKTVPMSNGHEDDDYKESRSERIWFYFVVTLGYAVGLWGVIGSLVFKRKWRHACFRFTENTKDWIVVTIQVNIGRFKKSIMKWTKQLV from the exons ATGGGGAGGTATCATAGCACAGAAATGATATCTTTCCTAGTTCTTCTCTATCTATGCATATCAAACACGAGTGGTACTACTTTCGGTTGCATAGAAAGAGAGAGACAAGCTCTTCTACACTTGAAACACAGCTTTCAAGATATTTCTCACAAGTTGTCTTCATGGGAAGGTGAAGATTGCTGCCAATGGAAAGGAGTAGGCTGCAATGAAGGCACAGGTCATGTTGTCAAGCTTGATCTCAGATCTTCAATATATTACGATTATTTTACAAATTACTCAACATCCCAACTGCCTGACTTACAAGCCCGTGAGGTCAGCTCCTGTTTGTTGGAGCTACAACATCTCAACTACTTGGACCTCAGCGGAAACAACTTCAGTTCTAGCAAGATTCCCAACTTCTTTGGCTCAATGAAGAATCTGAAGTATCTAAATCTGTCTTATGCAAACTTTGGTGGAAGGATTTCTCTTCATTTTGGAAATCTAACTATCTTGCAAGTTCTTGATCTTCAAGGTCTTTCAAGTGTTAGCACTCATACTTTCCAGTGGGCTTCAAATCTTTTGTCTCTCCAATACCTGGATATGAATCATGTAAATTGCCGGAAAGCATCAGATTTTATGCAGGTACTTACTAAGCTCCCTTCTCTGTCACATATAAGTTTATCTTCGTGTGATTTAGATATGGTCAAATTTGCTTATGATCCGATTAATTCCACTTTCTCTGCTCAAGTTCGATACCTAGACCTTTCCATGAATACTcatcaaagatcaattcttcatgATCTCCAAAACATGACCTCTCTTGAAGTACTTGATCTTTCATCCACCTTCTATTCTAGTAGTTCAAAAATTCCATCCTGGCTAGGTGATTTTAAGAGCCTTGTTTACCTTAACCTTGCATCTAATAACTATGACACCTTTGAAGAAGGTGGCTTGTTGTACATAATAAACAATGCATGTTCCTTGAAGTTATTAGATTTGTCATTCAACTCAATTGGGCATGTGTTAGAGCCTCATCCAAATTCAACCCAATGTGTCAAATATAATCTAGAGTTATTAAATTTGAGTGGTAACCAAGTGAGTGGTCCTTTGCCAGATTGGTTGGAGCAACTAGAATCTTTGAAGAACCTTGACCTTTCTGGAAATTTATTTCATGGTCCAATGCCATCATCACTTGTGAGATTATCCTTTTTGGAAGTACTAGATC GTATTGTATCTGAGGATCTCTTTGCTAACCTTACGAGGTTGAAAAAGTTGGTCATTAATTCCAACAATTTCTCATGCAAATTTAATTCAGAATGGATCCCTCCTTTTAGTCTCAACCTCATTCACATGGGTTCTTGCAAAGTTGAAGGGCCTCATGAGTTCCCTCAATGGCTTCAAACACAACGGGAAGCCACTGAATTGAATATCTCAAATGCTAATATTGTTGATACATTTCCAAATTGGCATCACATCATGTCAAGTCTCTCCTCTTTGGATCTCTCTATGAACAAAATTAGCGGACACCTTCCAATGAATATCGATTACACTATGCCTTCTTTGGAGTCGCTAAATCTTGGCAACAACCTGATAAATGGTTCAATTCCAGACTCAATATGCGAACTAGAATCCTTGCAGAATCTAGATCTTTCAAGAAACAAGCTTTCTGGGATATTGCCTCATTGGAGAGAGAGTCAAGAAGTGATTGTTATCAATCTATCGTATAACAACTTGTCAGGGACTATTCCAAGCTCGATCGGGAATCTATCATATCTGAAATGGTTGCATCTAAATAATAACAATCTCAGTGGGGAACTTCCTTTGGCCTTGACGAATTGCTCTGACTTGTTGCTTTTTGATGTTG GCTACGAAAGAATATGTTTAGTGGAAGTATCCCTTTCAACTTTTGCAATGAAAATTTTAGATCTTGCAGGTAACAATTTGAGTGGGAAAATTCCACGTTGCTTTGGCAATCTTAGTGGAATGACTGTAGGAGAAGATGTAATTGTAGCTTATGAAATAGAATGGGATACAGAGAAGGTTTCACAGGTGATGAAAGGAAGAGACTTAGAGTATACAAAAATACTGCTACTTCTTGATAATTTGGACCTCtcaagcaataagctagttggggtcATTCCAGAAGAGCTATGTATGCTCTCTGCATTGCGTGGTTTGAACTTATCCCATAATCATCTGTCTGGCAATATACCGAACAGGATTGGAGAATTGAAGTCATTGGAGTCTCTTGACCTTTCAAACAACAAACTTTTTGGTGCAATTCCACAAAGTATGTCCAATTTGATGTCACTAAACAAGCTAGGCTTGGCTCACAACAATTTCTCAGGCAAAATTCCAACAGGAGATCAACTTCAAACGATGGATGATCCAGAGATATATGTCGGCAACGATCAACTATGTGGACTCCCATTGCCAAAGAAATGTCCTGGTGATGATGATCGAAGAAAAACTGTGCCAATGAGCAATGGCCATGAAGATGACGACTACAAAGAAAGTAGGTCAGAAAGGATATGGTTTTACTTTGTGGTAACACTTGGATATGCAGTCGGATTATGGGGAGTAATTGGGAGTTTGGTTTTCAAGAGAAAGTGGAGGCATGCTTGTTTTCGGTTTACCGAAAACACCAAGGATTGGATTGTTGTGACAATACAAGTGAATATAGGGAGATTTAAGAAGAGCATCATGAAGTGGACCAAACAATTGGTGTAA